One window from the genome of Variovorax sp. PAMC26660 encodes:
- a CDS encoding polyhydroxyalkanoate depolymerase, with amino-acid sequence MLYRAYQNQADLLSPSRLTAQYLGKALWQDGTERTIMRRMAAQFEVFSRMRLTHSRPPYGIDTVTVDGTQVAVHEEKTLVSPFGTLLHFRKDIKAVHPPVLLVAPLSGHFATLLRETVRTLLRDHDVYLTDWHNARDVPLWHGGFSLDDYTLQLIRFLETIGPGGHMVAVCQPCVAALAATALMAEDDNPATPRSLTLMAGPVDCRINPTGVNTLATSKPIEWFRRNLISHVPWPHAGVMRRVYPGFLQLSAFMSMNPERHKKQFQDMVTHLVEGDIEKARTIGSFYDEYLAVNDLPAEFYLETVERVFQTYDLPRGVLTVGDRTVNPAAIRRTALLTVEGERDDICAVGQTVAAQDLCTGIRPYLKTHHLQAGVGHYGVFSGSKWNAQIYPRVRETIYAAAELH; translated from the coding sequence ATGCTGTACCGGGCCTATCAGAACCAAGCCGACCTTCTCTCGCCCTCGCGGCTCACGGCGCAGTACCTGGGCAAGGCACTCTGGCAGGACGGCACCGAGCGCACCATCATGCGGCGCATGGCGGCCCAGTTCGAGGTGTTCTCGCGCATGCGGCTGACCCATTCGCGGCCGCCCTACGGCATCGACACCGTGACGGTCGATGGCACACAAGTGGCTGTCCACGAAGAGAAAACCCTCGTTTCGCCCTTCGGCACGCTGCTGCATTTCCGCAAGGACATCAAGGCCGTGCACCCGCCTGTGCTGCTGGTTGCACCACTCTCGGGCCATTTCGCGACCTTGCTGCGCGAAACCGTGCGCACCCTGCTGCGCGACCACGACGTGTACCTGACCGACTGGCACAACGCGCGCGACGTGCCGCTGTGGCATGGCGGCTTCAGCCTCGACGACTACACACTGCAGCTCATCCGCTTCCTCGAAACCATCGGCCCTGGCGGCCACATGGTCGCGGTGTGCCAGCCCTGCGTGGCCGCGCTGGCCGCCACCGCCCTCATGGCCGAGGACGACAACCCCGCAACGCCACGCAGCCTCACGCTGATGGCCGGCCCGGTCGATTGCCGCATCAACCCGACCGGCGTGAACACGCTGGCCACCAGCAAGCCCATCGAATGGTTCCGGCGCAACCTCATCAGCCATGTGCCGTGGCCGCATGCGGGCGTGATGCGGCGCGTGTACCCCGGCTTCCTGCAGCTCTCGGCCTTCATGAGCATGAACCCCGAGCGCCACAAGAAGCAGTTCCAGGACATGGTCACCCACCTCGTCGAAGGCGACATCGAGAAGGCCCGCACCATCGGCAGCTTCTACGACGAGTACCTTGCGGTGAACGACCTGCCGGCCGAGTTCTACCTGGAGACCGTCGAGCGCGTGTTCCAGACCTACGACCTGCCGCGCGGCGTGCTCACCGTGGGCGACCGCACCGTGAACCCCGCCGCCATCCGCCGCACCGCGCTGCTGACGGTGGAAGGCGAGCGCGACGACATCTGCGCGGTGGGCCAGACGGTCGCGGCGCAAGACCTCTGCACCGGCATCCGCCCGTATCTCAAGACCCATCACCTGCAGGCCGGCGTGGGCCACTACGGCGTGTTCAGCGGCAGCAAATGGAACGCGCAGATCTATCCGCGCGTGCGCGAAACCATCTACGCCGCAGCCGAACTGCACTGA
- a CDS encoding glutathione S-transferase, which translates to MAKPVLTISSKNYGAWSLRGWLMCRLAGLDFSEKIIPPDDPAMKAEMLLLSSSMLVPSLQHGSVKVWDTLAIGEYLNEIKPKAGLLPADIAARAHCRAICGEMHSGFGSMRGALPMNIKAHFKSFKVWSRAQSDIDRIVAIWRECLKAYGGPFLFGKQPGIADAMYAPVVTRFLSYDVALDSVCAAYCKRVMELPAMQEWVAAAKQEPEEIDELDAEF; encoded by the coding sequence ATGGCCAAACCCGTTCTCACCATCAGCAGCAAGAACTACGGCGCGTGGTCGCTGCGCGGCTGGCTGATGTGCAGGCTGGCGGGCCTGGACTTCAGCGAGAAGATCATTCCGCCCGACGACCCGGCCATGAAGGCCGAAATGCTGCTGCTGTCGTCGTCGATGCTCGTGCCTTCGCTGCAGCACGGCAGCGTGAAGGTGTGGGACACGCTGGCCATCGGCGAGTACCTCAACGAGATCAAGCCCAAGGCCGGACTGCTGCCGGCCGACATTGCAGCCCGCGCCCATTGCCGCGCGATCTGCGGCGAGATGCATTCGGGCTTCGGCTCGATGCGCGGCGCGCTGCCGATGAACATCAAGGCGCACTTCAAGAGCTTCAAGGTGTGGTCGCGCGCGCAGTCCGACATCGACCGCATCGTCGCGATCTGGCGCGAATGCCTCAAGGCCTATGGCGGGCCTTTCCTGTTCGGCAAGCAGCCGGGCATCGCCGACGCGATGTACGCGCCGGTGGTCACACGTTTCCTGAGCTACGACGTGGCGCTCGACAGCGTGTGCGCCGCGTATTGCAAGCGCGTGATGGAACTGCCGGCCATGCAGGAGTGGGTGGCGGCCGCGAAGCAGGAGCCTGAAGAGATCGACGAACTCGACGCGGAGTTCTGA
- a CDS encoding DOPA 4,5-dioxygenase family protein has protein sequence MPRRPENLYAQYHAHVYFAPATLAQARALCERAGHELMVVVGRVHERLVGPHPHWSCQLAFDAAEFDQVIEWLDANRDGLDIFVHGVTGDDFADHTTHAMWLGNESVLDLRMFRH, from the coding sequence ATGCCGCGCCGCCCCGAAAACCTCTACGCCCAGTACCACGCCCACGTCTACTTCGCACCCGCCACGCTGGCGCAGGCGCGCGCGCTCTGCGAGCGGGCGGGCCATGAGCTGATGGTGGTCGTGGGCCGCGTGCACGAACGGCTCGTGGGCCCGCATCCGCACTGGAGCTGCCAGCTCGCCTTCGATGCCGCCGAGTTTGACCAGGTGATCGAATGGCTGGACGCCAACCGCGACGGCCTCGACATCTTCGTGCACGGCGTGACGGGCGACGACTTTGCCGACCACACCACCCACGCCATGTGGCTGGGCAACGAAAGCGTGCTCGACCTGCGGATGTTCAGGCACTGA
- a CDS encoding DUF4166 domain-containing protein: MTKNNTQPVFQQALGPAWDQLGDVIRRHYTMTPFSDDYVCVRGTMSEVHHSPWAALLMPFGRLFGALVPHTGTDVPIEVHYRCHPHNPHLYWDRVFHFKGRPDFHFRSHMEHTPAQGSEVIEYVRFGIGMRLAVSAEEGALVFRDLGYIWRIAGLRIPLPLGLLLGTAYVEERPDPSDPDHFTMKMLLRHHWFGDVFRYSGRFRLARLGPQ; the protein is encoded by the coding sequence ATGACGAAGAACAACACGCAACCCGTCTTCCAGCAGGCGCTGGGGCCCGCATGGGACCAGCTCGGCGACGTGATCCGGCGCCACTACACGATGACTCCGTTCTCCGACGACTACGTGTGCGTTCGCGGCACGATGAGCGAAGTCCATCACTCACCCTGGGCTGCGCTGCTGATGCCCTTCGGCCGCCTCTTCGGCGCGCTGGTGCCTCACACCGGCACCGATGTGCCGATCGAAGTGCACTACCGATGCCACCCCCACAACCCCCACCTGTACTGGGACCGCGTCTTCCACTTCAAGGGTCGGCCGGACTTCCACTTCCGCTCGCACATGGAGCACACGCCCGCGCAGGGCAGCGAAGTGATCGAGTACGTGCGCTTCGGCATCGGCATGCGGCTGGCGGTGAGCGCCGAAGAAGGCGCACTGGTGTTCCGCGACCTGGGCTACATCTGGCGCATTGCCGGCCTGCGCATTCCGCTGCCGCTGGGCCTGCTGCTGGGCACCGCCTACGTCGAGGAGCGGCCCGATCCTTCCGACCCCGACCACTTCACCATGAAGATGCTGCTGCGCCACCACTGGTTCGGCGATGTCTTCCGCTACAGCGGGCGATTCCGATTGGCGCGCTTGGGGCCACAATGA
- a CDS encoding SRPBCC domain-containing protein — protein MSTEHEDTRLSELAPATPNDGEPTDEPRRRMPFAWFWPLLAGAAVALLLRIAFSGGPGHRFSPMLGSFVYFVPSLCGAVTVYMAERTERRSWGYYLWAPWVSTALFVTGTLAIFIEGLICAIVIIPLFAVMGSVGGLAMGIVCRITNWPKPALYSFAMLPLILGAIEPQLPDPDQFSYTSRTLFIAAPTERVWHELNDARDIRPSEVGDAWAYRIGVPMPVSGVTVDTPEGRVRQVQWQKNVHFDEIITDWQPGRVLKWRYRFTPDSFPAGALDDHVMIGGQYFDLRDSTYTLTPRNGGTELRIDVSWRVSTRFNWYADPVLQFLLGDGAEHILRFYKARSESTVAAAG, from the coding sequence ATGAGCACAGAACACGAAGACACCCGCCTGTCCGAACTGGCGCCCGCCACACCCAACGACGGCGAGCCGACTGATGAACCCCGTCGCCGCATGCCCTTCGCCTGGTTCTGGCCCCTGCTGGCCGGCGCGGCGGTCGCGCTGCTGCTGCGCATTGCCTTCAGCGGCGGACCGGGCCACCGCTTCTCGCCGATGCTCGGCTCCTTCGTCTATTTCGTGCCCTCGCTTTGCGGCGCGGTCACGGTCTACATGGCCGAGCGCACCGAACGGCGCAGCTGGGGCTACTACCTCTGGGCGCCCTGGGTCTCCACCGCACTGTTCGTGACCGGCACCCTGGCGATCTTCATCGAAGGCCTGATCTGCGCGATCGTGATCATCCCGCTGTTCGCGGTCATGGGCAGCGTTGGCGGCCTTGCAATGGGCATCGTGTGCCGCATCACGAACTGGCCCAAGCCCGCGCTGTACAGCTTCGCGATGCTGCCGCTGATACTCGGAGCCATCGAGCCCCAACTGCCCGACCCCGACCAGTTCTCCTACACCTCTCGCACGCTCTTCATCGCCGCGCCCACCGAGCGCGTGTGGCACGAGCTGAACGACGCGCGCGACATCCGCCCGAGCGAAGTCGGCGATGCCTGGGCCTACCGCATCGGCGTGCCGATGCCGGTGTCCGGCGTGACCGTCGATACGCCCGAGGGCCGCGTGCGCCAGGTGCAGTGGCAAAAGAACGTGCACTTCGACGAAATCATCACCGACTGGCAACCGGGCCGCGTGCTGAAGTGGCGCTACCGCTTCACGCCCGACTCCTTCCCTGCCGGCGCGCTGGACGACCACGTCATGATCGGCGGCCAGTACTTCGACCTGCGCGACTCCACCTACACGCTGACACCGCGCAACGGCGGCACCGAGTTGCGCATCGACGTGTCGTGGCGCGTGAGCACGCGCTTCAACTGGTATGCCGACCCGGTCCTGCAGTTCCTGCTGGGCGATGGCGCGGAACACATCCTGCGCTTCTACAAGGCGCGCAGCGAAAGCACAGTGGCGGCCGCAGGATGA
- a CDS encoding class I SAM-dependent methyltransferase, translating into MPNVFQPDFRMPGTSEAARPAMASPITREDTQDYFTEVAVDYSAWSPSYNMHFGFWRLGLNPLRREGMLVEMNRAVGRALKLDEAASPSQRRCVLDLGCGAGATARTLVGDDASLYAVTVTNVPVQNGIAARLDAKAGVADRVAHIEADYTRTGLPAAQADGAWALESACYAEGTAKVDFVREAARLLKPGARLVVIDGFLLRKKPGRIAGWLHRLWADSWAVPTLAMREDFTAALRNNGFEDIQFKSLRWRIAPSALHIPVLATRFTLAELWKARGRLSPWRRKHIVASYCALALGMFWRDFDYGMVTATRSA; encoded by the coding sequence ATGCCCAACGTCTTCCAGCCCGACTTCCGCATGCCCGGCACGTCCGAAGCGGCACGACCCGCGATGGCCTCGCCGATCACACGCGAAGACACGCAGGACTACTTCACCGAGGTCGCCGTCGACTACAGCGCCTGGAGCCCGAGCTACAACATGCACTTCGGCTTCTGGCGCCTCGGCCTCAACCCGCTGCGGCGCGAAGGCATGCTGGTGGAGATGAATCGTGCGGTCGGCCGGGCGCTCAAGCTCGATGAAGCGGCGAGCCCTTCGCAGCGCCGCTGCGTACTCGACCTGGGCTGCGGCGCCGGCGCCACCGCGCGCACGCTGGTCGGCGACGACGCTTCGCTCTATGCGGTCACAGTGACCAACGTACCGGTACAAAACGGCATCGCCGCGCGGCTCGACGCCAAGGCCGGCGTGGCCGATCGCGTCGCGCACATCGAAGCCGACTACACGCGCACCGGCCTGCCCGCCGCGCAGGCCGATGGCGCCTGGGCCCTCGAAAGCGCCTGCTACGCCGAGGGCACCGCCAAGGTCGACTTCGTGCGCGAGGCCGCGCGTCTGCTGAAGCCCGGCGCACGGCTGGTGGTGATCGACGGTTTCCTGCTGCGCAAGAAGCCCGGTCGCATCGCCGGCTGGCTGCATCGCCTGTGGGCCGACAGCTGGGCCGTGCCGACGCTGGCCATGCGCGAAGACTTCACTGCCGCTCTGCGCAACAACGGCTTCGAGGACATCCAGTTCAAGTCGCTGCGCTGGCGTATCGCGCCCAGCGCGCTGCACATCCCCGTGCTGGCCACGCGGTTCACGCTGGCCGAACTCTGGAAGGCGCGCGGCCGGCTGAGCCCCTGGCGCCGCAAGCACATCGTGGCGAGTTACTGCGCGCTGGCGCTCGGCATGTTCTGGCGGGACTTCGACTACGGGATGGTGACGGCTACTCGCAGTGCCTGA
- a CDS encoding thiol-disulfide oxidoreductase DCC family protein produces the protein MTSTALVTYPLTVYFDATCALCVAEMGAMKARDAAGRLDLVDCSPTDFSGGPAPREALMTAMHAVDASGRVLSGVGAIRACRTAVGLPAGGFLLDLPLVGALADRAYAGLARNRYRLPRWLVARLVGRGAIAPVTCADDNCRV, from the coding sequence ATGACCAGCACCGCCCTCGTCACGTACCCGCTCACCGTCTACTTCGACGCCACCTGCGCGCTTTGCGTGGCCGAAATGGGCGCCATGAAGGCGCGCGACGCAGCCGGTCGGCTGGATCTTGTCGATTGCTCGCCCACCGACTTCTCAGGCGGCCCGGCCCCGCGTGAAGCGCTGATGACGGCGATGCACGCGGTCGATGCCAGCGGCCGCGTGCTGTCCGGCGTCGGCGCCATCCGCGCCTGCCGCACGGCGGTGGGCCTGCCGGCTGGCGGCTTCCTGCTTGACCTGCCGCTCGTCGGGGCGCTGGCCGATCGTGCCTACGCCGGGCTCGCGCGCAACCGCTACCGGCTGCCGCGATGGCTTGTCGCGCGGCTCGTGGGACGTGGCGCCATCGCGCCGGTCACCTGCGCAGACGACAACTGCCGCGTCTGA
- a CDS encoding GbsR/MarR family transcriptional regulator — protein sequence MELTDIQRKFVLHWGEMGSMWGVNRTVSQIHALLFAHGKPMHAEELSDTLGVARSNVSNSLKELQAWNLVRVTHTMGDRRDYFETSVDVWELFRTVVRERKEREFDPTVRMLRELVTSPDFQKEPADAQDRIRSTMELMDKLATWADEMLRLSPGTLDKVLTLGASVQKFVRGDAASTDKGGSGGKGEDPDAHHASLPMI from the coding sequence ATGGAACTCACTGACATTCAACGCAAGTTCGTCCTGCACTGGGGCGAAATGGGGTCCATGTGGGGCGTCAACCGCACCGTCTCGCAAATCCACGCACTGCTCTTCGCCCACGGCAAGCCGATGCACGCCGAAGAGCTGTCCGACACGCTGGGCGTTGCGCGCTCCAACGTCAGCAACAGCCTGAAAGAACTGCAGGCCTGGAATCTCGTGCGCGTCACCCACACCATGGGCGACCGCCGCGACTATTTCGAGACCAGCGTCGACGTGTGGGAACTGTTCCGCACGGTCGTTCGCGAGCGCAAGGAGCGCGAGTTCGACCCCACGGTCCGCATGCTGCGCGAGCTGGTCACCAGCCCCGACTTCCAGAAGGAACCGGCCGACGCGCAGGACCGCATCCGATCCACCATGGAACTCATGGACAAGCTCGCGACCTGGGCCGACGAGATGCTGCGGCTGTCGCCCGGCACGCTCGACAAGGTGCTGACACTGGGTGCCAGCGTGCAGAAGTTCGTGCGTGGTGATGCCGCGTCCACGGACAAGGGTGGCAGCGGTGGCAAGGGCGAAGACCCCGACGCGCACCACGCCAGTCTTCCGATGATCTGA
- a CDS encoding PA0069 family radical SAM protein: MPAAQVPIHIIKGRGAATRLAHRFSKDERDAFDDGWGTLEDGAAEAEGLMPIATEVRFEDVKSVLTENDSPDIYFDRALNPYRGCEHGCIYCFARPTHSYLNLSPGLDFETKLIAKRNIVEVLRAELGRKSYRPSQIAIGTATDCYQPIERELRLTRSVIELLKEVRHPFALVTKSSAIERDLDLIAPMAAEHLAAVYITITTLDGELARKLEPRAAAPHRRLRTIRTLAEAGVPVGVSVAPQIPFVTEDMEHVLEAAWEAGARRAFYTVVRLPWEVAPLFKEWLELHYPQRADRIMARIHDMRGGKDYDADFATRMKGSGLWADLIHQRFQKATNRLGFNRERIPLDLTAFRPPGAVGQGNLF, encoded by the coding sequence ATGCCCGCTGCCCAGGTTCCCATTCACATCATCAAGGGCCGTGGTGCGGCCACGCGGCTGGCGCACCGTTTCTCGAAGGACGAGCGCGACGCCTTCGACGACGGCTGGGGCACGCTCGAAGACGGCGCCGCCGAGGCCGAAGGCCTGATGCCGATTGCGACCGAAGTGCGCTTCGAGGACGTGAAGTCGGTGCTTACCGAAAACGACTCGCCCGACATCTACTTCGACCGCGCGCTCAATCCTTATCGCGGCTGCGAACACGGCTGCATCTACTGCTTTGCGCGGCCCACGCACAGCTACCTGAACCTTTCGCCCGGCCTGGACTTCGAGACCAAGCTGATCGCCAAGCGCAACATCGTCGAGGTGCTGCGCGCCGAACTCGGGCGCAAGAGCTATCGGCCGAGCCAGATCGCGATCGGCACCGCCACCGACTGCTACCAGCCCATCGAGCGCGAGTTGCGGCTCACGCGCTCGGTCATCGAACTGCTGAAAGAAGTGCGGCATCCCTTCGCGCTGGTCACCAAGTCGAGCGCGATCGAACGCGACCTCGACCTGATCGCGCCGATGGCGGCCGAGCACCTGGCGGCCGTGTACATCACCATCACCACGCTCGACGGCGAACTGGCCCGCAAGCTGGAGCCGCGCGCGGCCGCGCCGCATCGGCGCCTGCGCACCATCCGCACGCTGGCCGAGGCGGGCGTGCCGGTGGGCGTGAGCGTGGCGCCGCAGATTCCCTTCGTCACCGAAGACATGGAGCATGTGCTCGAAGCGGCATGGGAGGCGGGTGCACGCCGCGCCTTCTACACGGTGGTGCGGCTGCCATGGGAAGTGGCCCCGCTGTTCAAGGAATGGCTGGAGCTGCACTACCCGCAGCGCGCGGACCGCATCATGGCGCGCATCCACGACATGCGCGGCGGCAAGGACTACGACGCCGACTTCGCCACGCGCATGAAGGGCAGCGGGCTGTGGGCCGACCTGATCCACCAGCGCTTCCAGAAGGCGACGAATCGCCTGGGCTTCAACCGCGAGCGGATTCCGCTGGACCTCACCGCGTTCCGACCACCTGGCGCTGTGGGGCAGGGCAACCTTTTCTGA